Proteins from one Ranitomeya variabilis isolate aRanVar5 chromosome 1, aRanVar5.hap1, whole genome shotgun sequence genomic window:
- the LOC143793515 gene encoding uncharacterized protein LOC143793515 isoform X2, whose protein sequence is MTVTSPQVLPLSVQQLCPGCVQLVFSGVSQQQISRHSDGSRRRNPPERCPRPLYPQDNSEENHNIPEDHQGEDLIDIKVEVIHGAQEAIAIWADQKDGSRRRNPPERCPRPLYPLDCPEENQNVLEKHQGEDLINIKVKDETEEEAMTRGDQPSVSGRKEEIPIDVSTGNPCENNGLSLNCKEDDIRKHSNGENLITLHGPPGLHSTSLSYNPPNHEEPSPEQSRIVTTIPGDKVDSRFQCDKHLPKSSDFLTQRKRKGKKLYSCSECMKCFPNKSKLIRQERIHTGEKPFSCLECGKSYTETLSLIRHQRIHTAMTPYPRLECGKCLTDESKFVRHQRIHTGQKPFTCSECGKCFTEKRYLTKHQRIHTGEKPFSCLECMKAFTNKSDLVKHQRTHTGEKPFSCLECGKSFTDQWNLIIHQRIHTGEKPFSCSECGKCFTNKVKLNKHQRIHTGEKPFSCSECGKSFPFNDYLIRHQRIHTGEKPYSCLECGKSFTDQWNLIIHQRIHTGEKPFSCSECGKCFTDKRYLTKHQRIHTGEKPFSCLECMKAFTNKSDLVKHQRTHTGEKPFSCLECGKSFTDQWNLIIHQRIHTGEKPFSCSECGKCFTNKVKLNKHQRIHTGEKPFSCSECGKSFPFNDYLIRHQRIHTGEKPYSCLECGKCFTDKGNLIRHQKIHTGEKPYSCSQCGKCFTDNSSLVKHQITHKGKKPFSCFQ, encoded by the exons atggatccaggaggagaaatccaccagagagatgtccccgtcctctgtatccccaggacAATTcagaggagaatcacaacatcccggaggatcaccag ggtgaagatctgatTGATATTAAGGTTGAGGTTATACATGGAGCACAAGAGGCGATCGCAATATGGGCCGATCAGAAGG atggatccaggaggagaaatccaccagaaagatgtccccgtcctctgtatccccTGGACTGTCCAGAGGAGAATCAGAATGTCCTTGAGAAACATCAG GGGGAAGATCTGATTAATATTAAAGTGAAGGATGAGACCGAAGAAGAAGCGATGACGAGGGGGGATCAGCCGTCTGTAAGTGGCAGGAAGGAGGAGATTCCGATAGATGTTTCCACAG GAAATCCTTGTGAGAACAATGGATTATCACTAAATTGTAAAGAAGATGATATCAGAAAGCACTCTAATGGAGAAAACCTCATTACCCTTCATGGACCTCCTGGACTTCACAGTACTTCACTTTCTTATAATCCTCCTAATCATGAGGAACCCTCTCCTGAGCAATCTCGTATTGTTACCACAATTCCAGGTGACAAAGTGGATTCAAGATTTCAGTGTGATAAGCATCTCCCTAAAAGCTCAGATTTTTTAACACAAAGAAAGCGTAAAGGAAAAAAGCTATACTCCTGTTCAGAATGTATGAAATGCTTTCCAAATAAATCAAAACTTATTAGAcaagagagaattcacacaggagaaaagccattttcatgtttggaatgtgggaaatccTACACAGAGACACTgagtcttattagacatcagagaattcatacagccATGACTCCATATCcacgtttagaatgtgggaaatgcttaacAGATGAATCAAaatttgttagacatcagagaattcacacaggacagaagccatttacatgttcggaatgtggaaaatgctttacagAGAAAAGGTATCttactaaacatcagagaattcatacaggagagaaaccattttcatgtttggaatgtaTGAAGGCCTTCACAAATAAAAgtgatcttgttaaacatcagagaactcatacaggagagaagccattttcatgtttggaatgtgggaagtcCTTCACAGATCAATGGAATCTTAtcatacatcagagaattcatacaggagagaagccattttcatgttcggaatgtggaaaatgctttacaaATAAAGTGAaacttaataaacatcagagaattcatacaggagagaagccattttcatgttcggagtGTGGGAAGTCTTTCCCATTTAATGActatcttattagacatcagagaattcatacaggagagaagccatattcatgtttggaatgtgggaagtcCTTCACAGATCAATGGAATCTtattatacatcagagaattcatacaggagagaagccattttcatgttcggaatgtggaaaatgctttacagataaaaggtatcttactaaacatcagagaattcatacaggagagaaaccattttcatgtttggaatgtaTGAAGGCCTTCACAAATAAAAgtgatcttgttaaacatcagagaactcatacaggagagaagccattttcatgtttggaatgtgggaagtcCTTCACAGATCAATGGAATCTTAtcatacatcagagaattcatacaggagagaagccattttcatgttcggaatgtggaaaatgctttacaaATAAAGTGAaacttaataaacatcagagaattcatacaggagagaagccattttcatgttcggagtGTGGAAAGTCTTTCCCATTTAATGActatcttattagacatcagagaattcatacaggagagaagccatattcatgtttggaatgtggaaaatgctttacagataaagggaatcttattagacatcagaaaattcatacaggagagaagccgtattcatgttcacaatgtgggaaatgttttacagataattCAAGTCTTGTTAAACATCAAATAACTCACAAAGGGAAGAAACCGTTTTCATGTTTCCAATGA
- the LOC143793515 gene encoding uncharacterized protein LOC143793515 isoform X3, with the protein MRRYQIYGSRRRNPPERCPRPLYPQDNSEENHNIPEDHQGEDLIDIKVEVIHGAQEAIAIWADQKDGSRRRNPPERCPRPLYPLDCPEENQNVLEKHQGEDLINIKVKDETEEEAMTRGDQPSVSGRKEEIPIDVSTGNPCENNGLSLNCKEDDIRKHSNGENLITLHGPPGLHSTSLSYNPPNHEEPSPEQSRIVTTIPGDKVDSRFQCDKHLPKSSDFLTQRKRKGKKLYSCSECMKCFPNKSKLIRQERIHTGEKPFSCLECGKSYTETLSLIRHQRIHTAMTPYPRLECGKCLTDESKFVRHQRIHTGQKPFTCSECGKCFTEKRYLTKHQRIHTGEKPFSCLECMKAFTNKSDLVKHQRTHTGEKPFSCLECGKSFTDQWNLIIHQRIHTGEKPFSCSECGKCFTNKVKLNKHQRIHTGEKPFSCSECGKSFPFNDYLIRHQRIHTGEKPYSCLECGKSFTDQWNLIIHQRIHTGEKPFSCSECGKCFTDKRYLTKHQRIHTGEKPFSCLECMKAFTNKSDLVKHQRTHTGEKPFSCLECGKSFTDQWNLIIHQRIHTGEKPFSCSECGKCFTNKVKLNKHQRIHTGEKPFSCSECGKSFPFNDYLIRHQRIHTGEKPYSCLECGKCFTDKGNLIRHQKIHTGEKPYSCSQCGKCFTDNSSLVKHQITHKGKKPFSCFQ; encoded by the exons atggatccaggaggagaaatccaccagagagatgtccccgtcctctgtatccccaggacAATTcagaggagaatcacaacatcccggaggatcaccag ggtgaagatctgatTGATATTAAGGTTGAGGTTATACATGGAGCACAAGAGGCGATCGCAATATGGGCCGATCAGAAGG atggatccaggaggagaaatccaccagaaagatgtccccgtcctctgtatccccTGGACTGTCCAGAGGAGAATCAGAATGTCCTTGAGAAACATCAG GGGGAAGATCTGATTAATATTAAAGTGAAGGATGAGACCGAAGAAGAAGCGATGACGAGGGGGGATCAGCCGTCTGTAAGTGGCAGGAAGGAGGAGATTCCGATAGATGTTTCCACAG GAAATCCTTGTGAGAACAATGGATTATCACTAAATTGTAAAGAAGATGATATCAGAAAGCACTCTAATGGAGAAAACCTCATTACCCTTCATGGACCTCCTGGACTTCACAGTACTTCACTTTCTTATAATCCTCCTAATCATGAGGAACCCTCTCCTGAGCAATCTCGTATTGTTACCACAATTCCAGGTGACAAAGTGGATTCAAGATTTCAGTGTGATAAGCATCTCCCTAAAAGCTCAGATTTTTTAACACAAAGAAAGCGTAAAGGAAAAAAGCTATACTCCTGTTCAGAATGTATGAAATGCTTTCCAAATAAATCAAAACTTATTAGAcaagagagaattcacacaggagaaaagccattttcatgtttggaatgtgggaaatccTACACAGAGACACTgagtcttattagacatcagagaattcatacagccATGACTCCATATCcacgtttagaatgtgggaaatgcttaacAGATGAATCAAaatttgttagacatcagagaattcacacaggacagaagccatttacatgttcggaatgtggaaaatgctttacagAGAAAAGGTATCttactaaacatcagagaattcatacaggagagaaaccattttcatgtttggaatgtaTGAAGGCCTTCACAAATAAAAgtgatcttgttaaacatcagagaactcatacaggagagaagccattttcatgtttggaatgtgggaagtcCTTCACAGATCAATGGAATCTTAtcatacatcagagaattcatacaggagagaagccattttcatgttcggaatgtggaaaatgctttacaaATAAAGTGAaacttaataaacatcagagaattcatacaggagagaagccattttcatgttcggagtGTGGGAAGTCTTTCCCATTTAATGActatcttattagacatcagagaattcatacaggagagaagccatattcatgtttggaatgtgggaagtcCTTCACAGATCAATGGAATCTtattatacatcagagaattcatacaggagagaagccattttcatgttcggaatgtggaaaatgctttacagataaaaggtatcttactaaacatcagagaattcatacaggagagaaaccattttcatgtttggaatgtaTGAAGGCCTTCACAAATAAAAgtgatcttgttaaacatcagagaactcatacaggagagaagccattttcatgtttggaatgtgggaagtcCTTCACAGATCAATGGAATCTTAtcatacatcagagaattcatacaggagagaagccattttcatgttcggaatgtggaaaatgctttacaaATAAAGTGAaacttaataaacatcagagaattcatacaggagagaagccattttcatgttcggagtGTGGAAAGTCTTTCCCATTTAATGActatcttattagacatcagagaattcatacaggagagaagccatattcatgtttggaatgtggaaaatgctttacagataaagggaatcttattagacatcagaaaattcatacaggagagaagccgtattcatgttcacaatgtgggaaatgttttacagataattCAAGTCTTGTTAAACATCAAATAACTCACAAAGGGAAGAAACCGTTTTCATGTTTCCAATGA